A single region of the Neotabrizicola shimadae genome encodes:
- a CDS encoding ATP-binding cassette domain-containing protein, with amino-acid sequence MTLQLDRLAIAHHGRPLVALDTTIAPGEVLTVMGPSGSGKSTLLAAILGTLPRGFTLSGRILLNGRDVTTLPVQDRHIGILFQDDVLFPHLSVGANLAFALPPGRRDRAARIAAALAEAGLDGFQSRDPATLSGGQRSRVALLRTLLAEPRALLLDEPFSRLDLDLRQQIRDLTFATARARGLPVVLVTHDPEDARAAAGRIVAPLHEA; translated from the coding sequence ATGACCCTGCAGCTCGACCGCCTCGCCATCGCCCATCACGGCCGCCCGCTGGTCGCGCTCGACACCACCATCGCGCCGGGCGAGGTGCTCACCGTCATGGGCCCGTCAGGCTCGGGCAAATCCACGCTATTGGCCGCCATCCTCGGCACCCTGCCGCGCGGCTTCACCCTGTCGGGCCGCATCCTGCTGAACGGCCGCGATGTCACCACCCTGCCGGTTCAGGACCGGCATATCGGCATCCTCTTCCAGGATGACGTGCTGTTCCCGCACCTGTCGGTCGGCGCCAATCTCGCCTTCGCCTTGCCACCCGGCCGGCGCGACCGCGCCGCCCGCATCGCCGCCGCGCTGGCAGAGGCCGGCCTCGACGGCTTTCAGAGCCGCGACCCGGCCACGCTGTCGGGCGGCCAGCGCAGCCGGGTCGCGCTCTTGCGCACGCTTCTGGCCGAACCGCGCGCCCTCCTTCTGGACGAGCCCTTCTCGCGGCTCGACCTCGACCTGCGCCAGCAGATCCGCGATCTGACCTTCGCCACCGCCCGCGCCCGCGGCCTGCCCGTGGTGCTGGTCACGCATGATCCCGAAGACGCCCGCGCCGCCGCCGGCCGCATCGTGGCGCCCCTGCACGAAGCCTGA
- a CDS encoding nitrite/sulfite reductase gives MYSYSDFDEAFVRARVAQFTHQVERRLDGSLTEDEFRPLRLMNGLYLQLHAYMLRVAIPYGTLSPRQMRQLAYIADTWDKGYGHFTTRQNIQFNWPKLPDVPAILSALADVEMHAIQTSGNTVRNVTADHFAGAAADEIEDPRPYAELLRQWSTDHPEFQFLPRKFKIAITGAPHDRAVTKAHDIGLRMVKNAAGETGFEVIVGGGLGRTPMIGMTVRDFLPVEDLLPYVEAVLSVYNTLGRRDNKYKARIKITLHETGKEEITRLVEERFAELRPLFGGNDQKLLADIREAFAPPAFGNAPTDAFDAFYKADPAFRAWADTNLAAHRNDQYAIVTISTKAHGATPGDATSDQMRLIADLAEAHGHGDIRISHEQNVILPHVHKSDLPAIHAQLLKAGLATANVGLVSDIIACPGMDYCALATARSIPIAQEIATHFDAVKLEHEIGPLKIKISGCINACGHHHVGHIGILGLDRAGVENYQITLGGDGSEDAVIGEKTGPGFAYDEIVPAIDRILRAYLDLRASPEETFLMAYRRVGMEPFKTALYGAEGSRNAA, from the coding sequence ATGTATTCCTACTCCGACTTCGATGAAGCCTTCGTCCGTGCCCGTGTGGCGCAGTTCACCCATCAGGTCGAACGCAGGCTGGACGGCTCGCTGACCGAGGACGAGTTTCGCCCGCTGCGGCTGATGAACGGGCTGTATCTCCAGCTTCACGCCTACATGCTGCGCGTGGCGATCCCCTATGGCACGCTCTCGCCCCGGCAGATGCGGCAGTTGGCCTATATCGCCGACACCTGGGACAAGGGATACGGCCACTTCACCACGCGGCAGAACATCCAGTTCAACTGGCCGAAGCTGCCGGACGTGCCGGCCATCCTGTCGGCGCTGGCCGATGTGGAAATGCATGCCATCCAGACCTCGGGCAACACGGTGCGCAACGTCACCGCCGACCATTTCGCCGGCGCCGCAGCCGATGAAATCGAAGACCCGCGCCCCTACGCCGAGCTTCTGCGCCAGTGGTCCACCGACCACCCGGAATTCCAGTTCCTGCCCCGCAAGTTCAAGATCGCCATCACCGGCGCGCCGCATGACCGCGCCGTGACCAAGGCGCATGACATCGGTCTGCGTATGGTGAAGAACGCGGCCGGCGAGACCGGCTTCGAGGTCATCGTGGGCGGCGGCCTGGGCCGCACGCCGATGATCGGCATGACGGTGCGCGACTTCCTGCCCGTCGAGGACCTGCTGCCTTATGTCGAGGCGGTGCTGAGCGTCTACAACACGCTTGGCCGGCGCGACAACAAGTACAAGGCGCGCATCAAGATCACCCTGCACGAGACCGGCAAGGAAGAAATCACCCGCTTGGTGGAAGAACGCTTCGCCGAACTGCGCCCGCTTTTCGGCGGCAACGATCAGAAGCTGCTGGCCGACATCCGCGAGGCCTTCGCGCCGCCCGCCTTCGGCAACGCGCCCACCGATGCCTTTGACGCCTTCTACAAGGCCGACCCGGCGTTCCGCGCCTGGGCCGACACCAACCTGGCCGCCCACCGCAACGACCAGTACGCCATCGTCACCATCTCGACCAAGGCGCATGGGGCAACGCCGGGCGATGCGACCTCGGACCAGATGCGCCTGATCGCCGACCTGGCCGAAGCCCATGGCCACGGCGACATCCGCATCAGCCACGAACAGAACGTCATCCTGCCGCATGTCCACAAGTCGGACCTGCCGGCGATCCACGCGCAGCTCCTGAAGGCCGGGCTTGCCACCGCCAACGTGGGCCTCGTCTCCGACATCATCGCCTGCCCCGGCATGGATTACTGCGCGCTGGCCACCGCCCGCTCGATCCCCATCGCGCAGGAAATCGCCACCCATTTCGACGCGGTGAAACTGGAACACGAGATCGGACCGCTGAAGATCAAGATCTCGGGCTGCATCAACGCCTGCGGCCACCACCACGTCGGCCACATCGGCATCCTCGGCCTCGACCGTGCGGGGGTGGAAAACTACCAGATCACACTTGGGGGCGACGGCAGCGAGGATGCGGTGATCGGCGAAAAGACCGGCCCCGGCTTCGCCTATGACGAGATCGTTCCCGCCATCGACCGCATCCTGCGCGCCTATCTCGACCTGCGCGCCAGCCCGGAGGAAACCTTCCTCATGGCCTACCGCCGCGTCGGGATGGAGCCGTTCAAGACCGCGCTCTATGGCGCGGAAGGCTCCCGCAATGCCGCGTGA
- a CDS encoding DUF934 domain-containing protein, translating into MSVLVTDQGFQTPAPETFATLADLAQHRGAVELAHTDDPSGLGAELANLSIIRVTTPAFSDGRAFTIARRLRMMGYKGRLRAHGPMIADQYAMARRVGFDEVEIPDDLAQRQPWDQWQFRADWQSHDYQSRLKA; encoded by the coding sequence ATGAGCGTTCTTGTCACCGACCAGGGCTTCCAGACGCCCGCCCCTGAAACCTTCGCGACCCTCGCCGATCTCGCCCAACACCGGGGCGCGGTGGAGCTTGCCCATACCGACGATCCGTCCGGCCTTGGCGCCGAGCTGGCGAACCTCTCGATCATCCGCGTCACCACCCCCGCCTTCAGCGACGGCCGCGCCTTCACCATCGCGCGCCGCTTGCGGATGATGGGTTACAAGGGCCGTCTGCGCGCCCATGGCCCGATGATCGCTGATCAATACGCCATGGCCCGCCGCGTGGGCTTCGACGAGGTCGAGATTCCCGATGACCTGGCGCAACGCCAACCCTGGGACCAGTGGCAGTTCCGCGCCGACTGGCAGTCCCACGACTATCAGTCGCGGCTCAAGGCCTGA
- a CDS encoding Lrp/AsnC family transcriptional regulator has product MAVRLDEIDRKILVELQADAGQSLDEIARKVGSSKTPVWNRIRRMREAGVITRTTAILDAEALGLEACFFVLIRTSEHEAEWQKKFLRTLKERPEVLEAHRLAGDIDYILKVRVKNARAYDTFYQALISEVRIYNVTALLSMEEIKATTVLPM; this is encoded by the coding sequence ATGGCGGTCCGTCTGGACGAGATCGACCGGAAAATCCTTGTCGAACTTCAAGCCGATGCTGGCCAGTCGCTGGACGAGATTGCCCGGAAAGTGGGGTCGTCCAAGACGCCGGTGTGGAACCGCATCCGCCGGATGCGCGAGGCCGGCGTGATCACGCGGACCACCGCGATCCTCGATGCCGAGGCGCTTGGGCTGGAGGCCTGTTTCTTCGTGCTGATCCGCACCAGCGAGCACGAGGCGGAATGGCAGAAGAAGTTCCTCCGCACGCTGAAGGAGCGGCCCGAAGTGCTGGAGGCGCATCGGTTGGCGGGCGACATCGACTATATCCTGAAGGTCAGGGTCAAGAACGCACGGGCCTATGACACGTTCTATCAGGCGCTGATTTCCGAAGTGCGGATCTACAACGTCACCGCCCTTCTGAGCATGGAAGAGATCAAGGCGACCACGGTCCTGCCGATGTGA
- a CDS encoding phosphoadenylyl-sulfate reductase, translated as MPRDLHSGPVAERVAALNARYKHHSATAVLEHALKDDDLGRVALVSSFGAESVVLLHLVSVIAPETPVLFIDTRMLFQETLDYQREVAEKLNLCDVRTIRANPSRVSFEDPDGSLHQFSTDACCAVRKVEPLERALSTFDGWITGRKRFQGNGRETVDFFENEGDFRIKVNPLAHWGREDIAEYMVENRLPRHPLVAKGYPSIGCAPCTSPVKDGEDPRAGRWRGSEKTECGIHFIDGKAVRIPKETAA; from the coding sequence ATGCCGCGTGACCTGCACTCCGGCCCCGTGGCCGAGCGTGTGGCCGCGCTGAACGCGCGCTACAAGCACCATTCGGCCACCGCGGTCCTGGAACATGCACTGAAGGACGATGACCTGGGCCGCGTGGCTCTCGTCTCCTCCTTCGGCGCCGAATCTGTCGTGCTCTTGCACCTCGTCTCGGTCATCGCGCCCGAGACGCCGGTGCTGTTCATCGACACGCGGATGCTGTTCCAGGAAACGCTCGACTACCAGCGCGAGGTTGCCGAAAAGCTGAACCTCTGCGACGTGCGCACGATCCGCGCCAACCCCTCGCGCGTCAGCTTCGAAGACCCCGACGGCTCGCTGCACCAGTTCAGCACCGATGCCTGCTGCGCCGTCCGCAAGGTCGAGCCGCTGGAACGCGCGCTGTCCACCTTCGACGGCTGGATCACCGGCCGCAAGCGGTTCCAGGGCAATGGCCGCGAGACGGTGGACTTCTTCGAGAACGAGGGCGACTTCCGCATCAAGGTCAACCCGCTGGCCCATTGGGGCCGCGAGGACATTGCCGAATACATGGTCGAAAACCGGCTGCCCCGGCATCCGCTGGTGGCCAAGGGCTACCCATCAATCGGCTGCGCGCCCTGCACCAGCCCGGTGAAGGATGGTGAAGACCCCCGCGCAGGGCGTTGGCGCGGCAGCGAAAAAACCGAATGCGGCATCCATTTCATCGATGGAAAAGCCGTTCGCATCCCGAAGGAAACCGCCGCATGA
- a CDS encoding DUF2849 domain-containing protein yields MSRRFTPKVVTANRLREGDVVYLAADDRWTPHHHEAELIEDEAHAQLRLLHAASQRLEVVGAYLADAKAGANGPEPTHFREAFRTRGPSNYFHGKQADLTSPRA; encoded by the coding sequence ATGTCCCGCCGCTTCACCCCCAAGGTCGTCACCGCCAACCGGCTTCGCGAAGGCGATGTGGTCTATCTGGCTGCGGATGACCGCTGGACGCCGCACCACCACGAGGCCGAACTGATCGAGGACGAGGCCCACGCGCAACTGCGCCTCTTGCACGCTGCGTCGCAACGGCTGGAGGTCGTGGGCGCTTACCTGGCCGATGCGAAGGCCGGCGCGAACGGGCCGGAACCGACCCATTTCCGCGAGGCCTTCCGCACCCGCGGACCTTCGAACTACTTCCACGGCAAGCAGGCCGATCTCACCTCGCCTCGCGCCTGA